Proteins encoded in a region of the Variovorax sp. PAMC 28711 genome:
- a CDS encoding response regulator, which yields MLNPPDVLNARILIVDDEPANVQLLERVLAEAGYTNVVATLSPRDVEPLHHDSPFDLILLDLQMPGMDGFEVMERLGTVASDGYLPVIVLTAQPAHKLRALQAGARDFISKPFDLLEVRTRIHNMLEVRLLYKELARYNEVLEQTVRERTAALQESEARYRRLTQLASDWHWEEDDQGRLLDMPGPTMDMHGVAVETPPGAALFMASTGWDEAQRAALRALIANRQPFLDFVFSRVGLDGVRQHFRVSGEPIFNASCRFVGYRGVGVEFAEDGRSPIVSG from the coding sequence ATGCTGAACCCGCCGGACGTGCTCAACGCACGCATCCTGATCGTCGACGACGAGCCTGCCAACGTGCAACTGCTCGAGCGGGTGCTGGCCGAGGCCGGCTACACGAACGTCGTGGCCACGCTCTCGCCGCGGGACGTAGAGCCTCTGCACCACGACAGCCCATTCGACCTGATCCTGCTGGACCTCCAGATGCCGGGCATGGATGGCTTCGAGGTCATGGAGCGTCTCGGCACCGTGGCGAGCGACGGCTACCTGCCGGTGATCGTGCTCACAGCACAGCCCGCGCACAAGCTGCGCGCACTGCAGGCCGGGGCGAGGGATTTCATCAGCAAGCCTTTCGACCTGCTCGAAGTCCGGACGCGCATCCACAACATGCTCGAGGTGCGGCTCCTCTACAAGGAACTGGCGCGCTACAACGAGGTGCTCGAACAGACCGTGCGCGAGCGCACGGCAGCACTGCAGGAGAGCGAGGCGCGCTACCGGCGGCTCACCCAGCTGGCCTCCGACTGGCACTGGGAGGAGGACGACCAGGGGCGGCTGCTCGACATGCCCGGGCCCACCATGGACATGCACGGCGTGGCGGTGGAAACGCCGCCCGGCGCGGCACTGTTCATGGCCTCCACGGGCTGGGACGAAGCGCAGAGGGCGGCGTTGCGAGCACTGATCGCCAACCGGCAGCCGTTTCTGGACTTCGTGTTCTCGCGCGTCGGTCTCGATGGGGTGCGCCAGCACTTTCGCGTGAGCGGAGAGCCCATCTTCAACGCGTCGTGCCGCTTCGTCGGCTATCGCGGCGTCGGCGTGGAGTTCGCCGAAGACGGCCGCAGCCCGATCGTGAGTGGCTAG
- a CDS encoding L,D-transpeptidase has protein sequence MQAILVYWFPVGETASLIGASPVSTGRVGQYDHFETPLGVFDHATANPDFRAEGTVNAFGFRGYGAKGMRVYDLGWQQATRGWGKGGESAMRLQMHATDPVLAESKLGSVQSKGCIRIPATLNWLLDHFGVLDADYAGATSDGNPRWVLQDDRQPVPDAGRYLVVVDSLREARAVWSPAPP, from the coding sequence GTGCAAGCCATCCTGGTCTACTGGTTTCCGGTAGGCGAGACCGCATCGCTCATCGGCGCATCCCCCGTCTCGACGGGCCGGGTCGGCCAGTACGACCACTTCGAGACGCCGCTGGGCGTGTTCGACCATGCGACCGCCAATCCGGACTTCAGAGCCGAAGGCACGGTGAACGCCTTCGGCTTTCGTGGCTATGGCGCGAAGGGGATGCGCGTTTATGACCTGGGTTGGCAGCAGGCCACGCGCGGCTGGGGCAAGGGTGGCGAGAGCGCGATGCGCCTGCAGATGCACGCGACGGACCCGGTGCTTGCGGAGTCGAAGCTGGGCAGCGTGCAATCGAAAGGCTGCATCCGCATTCCCGCGACGCTCAACTGGCTGCTCGATCATTTCGGCGTGCTCGATGCCGACTACGCGGGCGCCACGAGCGACGGGAATCCGCGATGGGTGCTGCAGGACGATCGTCAGCCGGTCCCCGACGCCGGACGCTACCTGGTGGTGGTCGACAGCCTGCGCGAGGCGCGCGCCGTCTGGTCGCCTGCGCCACCGTGA
- a CDS encoding ABC-type transport auxiliary lipoprotein family protein, whose protein sequence is MTNDTMNPSTFAAARKTLVGLAAAVGMTLLGGCAGLLPKGAPPPAVYLLEGVQATHEKPPAVAAAVRAPALLVNPTRAAPGFDSQHIVYVRVAHQLEHFAHSEWADTPARMLTPLIVSAIERTGAFAPPAHRPAVSPLNCGSTPKCCDCSRTSATHPAACA, encoded by the coding sequence ATGACCAACGACACCATGAACCCTTCCACCTTCGCTGCAGCGCGCAAGACCCTCGTCGGCCTGGCTGCCGCGGTGGGCATGACACTGCTCGGGGGCTGCGCCGGGCTGCTTCCGAAAGGGGCGCCACCCCCGGCGGTTTATTTACTGGAAGGGGTCCAGGCGACGCATGAGAAGCCGCCTGCGGTGGCCGCTGCCGTCAGAGCGCCGGCGCTGCTCGTCAACCCGACGCGTGCCGCACCGGGCTTCGACAGCCAGCACATCGTCTATGTGCGGGTCGCCCACCAGCTCGAACACTTCGCCCACAGCGAGTGGGCGGACACGCCTGCGCGCATGCTCACGCCCCTCATCGTGTCGGCGATCGAGCGCACGGGCGCTTTCGCGCCGCCGGCGCATCGACCAGCGGTATCGCCGCTGAACTGCGGCTCGACACCGAAGTGCTGCGACTGCAGCAGGACTTCGGCGACACACCCAGCCGCGTGCGCCTGA
- a CDS encoding LuxR C-terminal-related transcriptional regulator translates to MIDIAILDPHPVVRAGFRQLVSEHVDLRMAGEARSSAEAEALVKNTRELDVLVLELPAAGPTAVHAVAAIHAIAPNVRLLVFTTHPAAHYAIESLRQGACGYLEKSCGPRDLVDAIRTLALGRRYFSSAVGQLLANQMGRRQASPAHDQLSDREYQVFYKLARGETTGAIATGLALSVKTVSTYRTRLLEKLSLSTNSDLTYYAFNNRLIT, encoded by the coding sequence ATGATCGACATCGCCATCCTGGACCCACACCCCGTGGTTCGCGCAGGTTTCCGTCAGCTTGTTTCGGAGCACGTCGACCTACGTATGGCGGGCGAGGCCCGTTCGAGCGCCGAAGCCGAGGCGCTCGTCAAGAACACAAGGGAGCTCGATGTGCTCGTGCTTGAACTGCCAGCGGCAGGCCCAACCGCTGTCCATGCCGTGGCGGCGATCCATGCAATCGCCCCGAACGTCCGCCTGCTGGTGTTCACAACCCATCCCGCCGCACACTACGCCATCGAATCGCTGCGCCAGGGCGCATGCGGCTACCTAGAGAAGAGCTGCGGCCCGCGCGACCTCGTCGACGCCATTCGCACCCTGGCGCTCGGGCGCCGATATTTTTCATCGGCTGTGGGACAACTTCTGGCCAATCAGATGGGCCGTCGCCAGGCCAGCCCCGCGCATGACCAGTTGTCCGACCGCGAATACCAGGTGTTCTACAAGCTCGCCAGGGGCGAAACAACGGGCGCCATTGCGACCGGGCTGGCGCTCTCGGTCAAGACGGTCAGCACCTACCGCACGCGTCTGCTGGAAAAACTGAGCCTGTCGACCAACAGCGACCTGACCTACTACGCGTTCAACAACCGGCTCATCACTTGA
- a CDS encoding Crp/Fnr family transcriptional regulator, giving the protein MPNSIDPKQNHLLSSLPAAEWSRWRDQLEMVSLPLGKVLHESGSVQSHVYFPTTSIVSLLYMMENGASAEIAVVGNEGVVGISLFMGGESTTSRAVVQSAGRAFRLAAEVMKEEFKRAPVLHLLLRYTQALITQMAQTAVCNRHHSLDQQLCRWLLLSLDRLQGNELVMTQELIANMLGVRREGVTESALKLQKAGLIQYARGHITVLDRPGIEERSCECYAVVKKEYDRLLPNRTAK; this is encoded by the coding sequence ATGCCCAATTCGATCGACCCCAAGCAGAACCATCTACTCTCCTCGCTGCCCGCGGCAGAGTGGTCGCGCTGGCGCGACCAGCTCGAAATGGTTTCGTTACCGCTCGGCAAGGTCCTGCACGAGTCGGGGAGTGTGCAAAGCCACGTGTACTTTCCCACCACGTCGATCGTGTCACTGCTCTACATGATGGAGAACGGCGCCTCGGCTGAGATTGCGGTGGTCGGCAACGAGGGCGTGGTCGGCATCTCGCTCTTCATGGGGGGTGAGTCGACCACCAGTCGTGCCGTGGTGCAGAGCGCTGGCCGTGCATTCCGCCTCGCCGCAGAGGTGATGAAGGAGGAGTTCAAACGCGCCCCGGTCCTTCATCTGCTGCTGCGCTACACGCAAGCCCTGATCACGCAGATGGCGCAGACGGCTGTGTGCAATCGCCACCACTCGCTCGACCAGCAGCTGTGCCGCTGGCTGCTGCTCAGCCTGGACCGGCTGCAGGGCAACGAACTGGTCATGACCCAGGAACTGATCGCCAACATGCTCGGTGTGCGGCGCGAGGGGGTGACCGAGAGTGCGCTCAAGCTGCAGAAAGCCGGCTTGATCCAGTACGCCCGGGGGCACATCACGGTGCTCGATCGTCCCGGCATCGAGGAGCGCAGCTGCGAGTGCTATGCGGTGGTCAAGAAAGAGTACGACCGCTTGCTGCCGAACCGGACTGCCAAGTGA
- a CDS encoding PAS domain-containing sensor histidine kinase, whose translation MPPKLPSDVLRQAAALQDAIFNSEMFSKIATDADGVIQIFNVGAQRMLGYSAAEVINRITPADISDPAELVARARALSEELATPIAPGFEALVFKSCRGIEDIYELTCIRKDGSRLPVVVSVTALRDPADAVIGYLLIATDNSARKQAEAAKREHDALLQTIHLHSIVSVTDRSGRIIEVNDGFCRISGYSRAELLGQTHGIVNSGVQKEAFWIDMWRSITAGRPWRGEICNRAKDGSLYWVDSVIAPFLDDAGKTKNYISIRTDVTDRKEAEAARQTLNEHLAAAMQAAEKANQAKSDFLSSMSHELRSPLNAILGFAQLLDSGTPAPTPSQKESIDQVLLAGWYLLALINEILDLSLIESGKLSLSPESMALADVLNDCQAMIEPQARKGSITLVFPAFDAPHFVKADRTRVKQVFVNLLSNAIKYNRPGGAVMVDCHDTGAGRVRVTFKDTGEGLSQDKLAQLFEPFNRLGQEAGPEEGTGIGLVVSKRLIELMGGTIGVASTVGVGTTFWIELQRPARRNSIRGSHDWDRRRPHPPTRRHRDRPCSASKTTRPTCC comes from the coding sequence ATGCCACCCAAACTCCCGTCCGACGTCCTGCGCCAGGCCGCAGCCCTGCAGGATGCGATTTTCAACAGCGAGATGTTTTCCAAGATCGCCACCGATGCAGACGGTGTGATCCAGATCTTCAACGTGGGCGCCCAGCGCATGCTCGGCTACTCCGCGGCCGAGGTGATCAACCGCATCACTCCGGCCGACATCTCAGACCCCGCCGAGCTCGTCGCGCGAGCCCGCGCGCTGAGTGAGGAGCTCGCGACGCCGATCGCACCCGGCTTCGAGGCGTTGGTGTTCAAGTCCTGTCGTGGCATTGAAGACATCTACGAACTGACCTGCATCCGCAAGGATGGCAGTCGATTGCCCGTCGTGGTCTCGGTCACGGCGCTGCGCGACCCGGCCGACGCGGTCATCGGCTATCTGCTCATCGCCACCGACAACAGTGCGCGCAAGCAGGCCGAGGCGGCCAAGCGCGAGCACGATGCCCTGCTGCAGACCATCCACCTGCACTCGATCGTGTCGGTCACCGACCGGTCCGGGCGCATCATCGAGGTCAACGACGGCTTCTGCCGCATCTCCGGCTACAGCCGCGCCGAACTGCTGGGCCAGACGCACGGGATCGTCAACTCGGGTGTCCAGAAAGAGGCCTTCTGGATCGACATGTGGCGCAGCATCACCGCCGGCCGGCCCTGGCGCGGAGAGATCTGCAATCGCGCGAAGGATGGCTCGCTCTACTGGGTCGACAGCGTGATCGCGCCCTTTCTCGACGATGCCGGTAAAACGAAGAACTACATCTCGATCCGCACCGATGTGACCGACCGCAAGGAGGCCGAAGCCGCCCGGCAGACGCTCAACGAGCATCTCGCTGCCGCGATGCAGGCAGCCGAGAAAGCCAATCAAGCGAAATCAGACTTCCTGTCGAGCATGAGCCACGAGCTGCGCTCGCCGCTCAATGCGATCCTCGGTTTCGCGCAACTGCTGGATTCCGGCACGCCCGCCCCGACGCCGTCGCAGAAAGAGAGCATTGACCAGGTGCTGCTGGCCGGCTGGTACCTCCTTGCGCTGATCAACGAGATCCTCGACCTGTCGCTGATCGAGTCCGGCAAGCTCTCGCTGTCGCCCGAGTCGATGGCGCTGGCGGACGTGTTGAACGACTGCCAGGCCATGATCGAACCGCAAGCCCGAAAGGGGAGCATCACGCTGGTGTTTCCAGCGTTCGATGCACCGCATTTCGTCAAGGCCGATCGAACCCGGGTCAAGCAGGTCTTCGTCAACCTGCTGTCGAACGCGATCAAGTACAACCGGCCCGGCGGCGCGGTCATGGTGGATTGCCACGACACCGGTGCAGGCCGCGTGCGCGTGACGTTCAAGGACACCGGCGAGGGACTGTCGCAAGACAAGCTGGCCCAGCTCTTCGAGCCCTTCAACCGGCTCGGCCAGGAAGCCGGCCCGGAGGAAGGCACCGGCATTGGCCTGGTGGTGAGCAAGCGCCTGATCGAGCTGATGGGCGGCACCATCGGCGTGGCGAGCACGGTCGGCGTGGGCACCACCTTCTGGATCGAACTGCAGCGGCCAGCGCGCCGGAACTCGATTCGGGGTTCGCACGATTGGGACCGCCGCCGTCCGCACCCGCCGACCCGGCGCCACCGCGACAGACCCTGCTCTGCGTCGAAGACAACCCGGCCAACCTGCTGCTGA
- a CDS encoding ABC transporter permease, translating into MASAVAPRNTPAPGQAAAAHPAAFSQTSPQSLVLTGRWTALDMCDIERRLDALPATGGVALVVDASGVAALDTAGAWVIQRLLQRARQSGGDASLCGLPQRFVALMDLVTRQFTEETARPAVVAPPAPGALGSVGRGAVSALREAHGMVGFVGEIAVSIAHCIAHPSRWRWRPVFFNIRTAGFDALPIVGLLAFLLGVVVAYQGSSQLRQYGANIFVADLVGISMLREFAPLITAIIVAGRSGSAYAAQIGTMAVTEEIDAMQTLGIDPQEMLVLPKVIALMIALPLLTVFADVLGVFGGMVMARQQLDVGFVDFLDRFVKAVVTSTALTGIGKAPVFAAIIAVVGCYQGFRTKGGADSVGRQTTRSVVQSIFLVIVADALFSIVFSALDL; encoded by the coding sequence GTGGCAAGCGCCGTCGCGCCGCGGAACACGCCCGCTCCGGGCCAGGCCGCAGCGGCCCATCCTGCGGCGTTCTCGCAGACTTCGCCGCAGTCGCTCGTGCTGACCGGCCGGTGGACCGCGCTTGACATGTGCGACATCGAACGCCGTCTCGATGCACTGCCGGCCACGGGCGGCGTGGCGCTCGTCGTCGACGCGAGCGGTGTTGCCGCGCTCGACACCGCCGGCGCCTGGGTCATCCAGCGGCTGCTGCAGCGGGCCCGCCAGTCCGGCGGCGACGCCAGCCTCTGCGGCTTGCCGCAACGGTTCGTCGCCCTGATGGACCTGGTGACGCGCCAGTTCACGGAGGAAACGGCGCGACCCGCCGTCGTGGCGCCGCCGGCGCCGGGTGCGCTTGGGTCGGTCGGCCGAGGCGCCGTCTCGGCGCTGCGCGAAGCGCACGGCATGGTGGGCTTCGTCGGCGAGATCGCGGTCTCGATTGCGCACTGCATCGCGCACCCCTCGCGCTGGCGCTGGCGGCCGGTATTCTTCAACATCCGCACGGCCGGATTCGATGCGTTGCCGATCGTCGGCCTGCTGGCCTTCCTGCTCGGCGTGGTCGTGGCCTACCAGGGCTCGAGCCAGTTGCGGCAGTACGGCGCCAACATCTTCGTGGCCGATCTGGTGGGCATCTCGATGCTGCGCGAGTTCGCGCCGCTGATCACCGCGATCATCGTGGCCGGCCGTTCGGGCTCGGCCTATGCGGCGCAGATCGGCACGATGGCGGTCACCGAGGAGATCGATGCGATGCAGACGCTCGGCATCGACCCACAGGAAATGCTGGTGCTGCCGAAGGTGATCGCGTTGATGATCGCGCTGCCCTTGCTCACGGTGTTCGCCGACGTGCTGGGCGTCTTCGGCGGCATGGTCATGGCGCGGCAGCAGCTCGACGTCGGCTTCGTCGACTTCCTCGACCGCTTCGTCAAGGCGGTCGTCACGTCCACCGCGCTCACCGGCATCGGCAAGGCACCGGTCTTCGCCGCCATCATCGCGGTCGTCGGTTGCTACCAGGGCTTTCGCACCAAGGGCGGCGCGGACAGCGTGGGGCGGCAAACGACACGCAGCGTCGTGCAGTCGATCTTCCTGGTGATCGTGGCGGATGCGCTCTTCTCGATCGTGTTCAGCGCATTGGACCTTTGA
- a CDS encoding MlaD family protein: MNYTVVGAFVLLLGAAMIAGVLWIATGGTLQKKYDTYLAIEDESVAGLNLNAPVKYNGVEVGKVGGIQLDADNPERVHLSFAIERGTPIKTDTVAVLKTQGLTGIAYVELGGGSRDAPLLPPSPEAPYPVIRTKPSLSARLENVLTTVLTKLDRTSSNIDALLSPENRAALTSALADIATVTHTIAARKDEIDAGIVNAAKTADHSARVTAQLGPIVARMGRAADAVEKMGNEVALAGTNTSKTVNAVGGEAQRFAADTLPEIQRLVGELSDLSNSLRRLSEQTARDPSGLIRGRRPVPNGPGETTP; encoded by the coding sequence GTGAATTACACGGTCGTCGGCGCCTTCGTGCTGCTGCTGGGCGCGGCGATGATCGCCGGCGTGCTGTGGATCGCCACGGGCGGCACGCTGCAGAAGAAGTACGACACCTACCTCGCGATCGAGGACGAGTCGGTCGCAGGGCTCAATCTCAACGCGCCGGTCAAGTACAACGGTGTGGAGGTCGGCAAGGTCGGCGGCATCCAACTGGACGCCGACAATCCCGAGCGCGTGCACCTGAGCTTCGCGATCGAGCGCGGGACGCCGATCAAGACCGACACCGTGGCCGTGCTCAAGACACAGGGGCTCACCGGTATCGCCTACGTCGAGCTCGGCGGCGGCAGCCGGGATGCGCCGCTGCTGCCGCCGAGTCCCGAGGCACCGTATCCGGTGATCCGCACCAAGCCTTCACTGAGTGCCAGGCTGGAGAACGTGCTCACCACCGTCCTGACCAAGCTGGACCGCACCTCGAGCAACATCGACGCCCTGCTCAGCCCCGAGAATCGCGCCGCGCTGACGAGCGCGCTGGCCGACATCGCCACCGTGACGCACACGATCGCAGCGCGCAAGGACGAGATCGACGCCGGCATCGTGAACGCGGCGAAGACCGCGGACCACAGCGCGCGGGTGACGGCGCAGCTGGGCCCCATCGTTGCGCGCATGGGGCGCGCCGCTGACGCGGTCGAGAAGATGGGCAACGAAGTCGCGCTCGCGGGCACAAACACCTCGAAGACGGTGAACGCCGTCGGCGGCGAAGCACAGCGCTTCGCCGCCGACACGCTGCCCGAGATCCAACGCCTTGTCGGCGAATTGAGCGACCTGTCGAATTCGTTGCGGCGCCTGAGCGAACAGACCGCGCGCGACCCCTCGGGCCTCATTCGCGGACGCCGCCCGGTGCCGAACGGCCCCGGCGAAACGACCCCATGA
- a CDS encoding ABC transporter ATP-binding protein, with the protein MTSPAAPADAVIEIDKVVTHFGSHVVHSDVTFTVNRSEIFALIGGSGSGKSTLLREIILLHKPDAGSIRVLGHELTGIGEDDAAALRQRWGVMFQHGGLFDALTIQENVGLPLREHTRLDSDLIDELAMAKLAMAGLTAEVGAQHPSELSGGMLKRASLARALALDPELLFLDEPTSGLDPVSAEGVDDLVLKLRDLFGLTIFMITHDLDLLWQVADRVAVLADGKVQGVGSMKELSQRDEPSIRQFFDGARGRAAQAQEQRLAAKAPAGQNRSTPSKPR; encoded by the coding sequence ATGACCAGCCCAGCGGCCCCAGCCGATGCCGTCATCGAGATCGACAAGGTCGTCACGCACTTCGGGAGCCACGTGGTCCACTCGGACGTGACCTTCACGGTCAACCGCTCGGAGATCTTCGCGTTGATCGGCGGCAGCGGTTCGGGCAAGTCGACGCTGCTGCGCGAGATCATCCTGCTGCACAAGCCCGACGCCGGCTCCATTCGCGTGCTCGGCCACGAGCTGACCGGCATCGGCGAGGACGACGCCGCCGCTCTGCGCCAGCGCTGGGGCGTGATGTTCCAGCATGGCGGCCTGTTCGATGCCTTGACCATCCAGGAGAACGTCGGTCTGCCGCTGCGCGAGCACACCCGGCTCGACAGCGACCTGATCGACGAGCTCGCGATGGCCAAGCTGGCCATGGCCGGGCTCACGGCCGAGGTCGGCGCGCAGCACCCGTCGGAGCTCAGCGGCGGCATGCTCAAGCGCGCGTCGCTGGCACGCGCGCTGGCGCTCGACCCGGAACTGCTCTTTCTCGACGAGCCGACTTCCGGCCTTGATCCGGTCAGCGCGGAGGGCGTCGACGACCTGGTGCTCAAGTTGCGCGACCTGTTCGGGCTCACGATTTTCATGATCACGCACGACCTCGACCTGTTGTGGCAGGTCGCGGACCGGGTGGCGGTGCTGGCCGACGGCAAGGTGCAGGGCGTGGGCTCGATGAAAGAACTGTCCCAACGGGACGAACCGTCGATCCGCCAGTTTTTCGACGGCGCGCGCGGGCGCGCCGCACAGGCACAGGAACAGCGCCTGGCCGCGAAAGCGCCGGCCGGTCAGAACAGGAGCACCCCATCGAAACCAAGGTGA
- a CDS encoding PRC-barrel domain-containing protein translates to MSRALRGNALIAALLGIALWGSASPAALAQVAGSTVLGITTAESSRAAIGWSARESILGRDVYNEAGEKLGKVEDLIVDRVRNVSFLIVGVGGVAGMGRHAVAIPAAQMQVVGNRMVLSGVTHQMMAGLPPFIYAPITRSHSSIVDRAERDIDKARQEIAQLQSLARPKADLEQAVDDVQEKIDAMNAAEDGSWKAAEREVRVADTRLRKVMKTPSR, encoded by the coding sequence ATGAGCCGCGCGCTCCGCGGCAATGCCCTGATCGCAGCGCTGCTCGGCATCGCCTTGTGGGGGTCTGCATCGCCCGCCGCGCTCGCCCAGGTCGCAGGGTCCACTGTGTTGGGCATCACGACGGCCGAAAGCAGCCGTGCGGCGATTGGCTGGAGCGCCAGGGAAAGCATTCTTGGCAGGGACGTCTACAACGAAGCCGGCGAGAAGCTTGGCAAGGTCGAGGATCTGATCGTCGACCGCGTGCGCAACGTCTCGTTCCTGATCGTGGGCGTCGGCGGTGTCGCCGGCATGGGGCGTCATGCGGTCGCGATTCCAGCGGCGCAGATGCAGGTGGTCGGCAACAGGATGGTGCTGTCGGGCGTGACCCACCAGATGATGGCCGGCCTGCCGCCATTCATCTACGCACCGATCACGCGGTCCCACAGCTCGATCGTCGACAGGGCGGAGCGTGACATCGACAAGGCCCGGCAGGAGATCGCGCAGTTGCAGTCTCTGGCCCGCCCGAAGGCCGATCTCGAACAGGCGGTGGACGACGTTCAAGAAAAGATCGATGCGATGAATGCTGCCGAAGACGGCAGCTGGAAAGCAGCCGAGCGCGAGGTGCGGGTCGCTGACACCCGCTTGCGCAAGGTCATGAAGACTCCGTCGCGTTGA
- a CDS encoding Crp/Fnr family transcriptional regulator, with amino-acid sequence MVTFHDPRQNLLLAALPPADFAAISAYLEPVALRLGESIYEPGMPLGHAYFPGTAIVSLHYVTSSGASSETAGVGHEGVVGIPLFLGGGNIPGFAAVQTAGQAFRLGSDVLQREFNRAGALQALLLRYTQALIAQTTQTAACNRFHSIEQQLCRWLLLTLDRIPSGELTMTQELIGHMLGVRREGITEAAGRLQAAGHIRYRRGHISVLSRAGLADRTCECYGVVKKEIGRLMIA; translated from the coding sequence GTGGTCACGTTTCACGACCCGCGGCAGAACCTTCTGCTGGCCGCCTTGCCTCCGGCGGACTTTGCCGCCATCTCTGCCTACCTGGAGCCCGTGGCGCTGCGCCTGGGCGAGTCAATCTACGAGCCGGGGATGCCGCTCGGACACGCCTATTTTCCGGGTACGGCCATCGTTTCGCTGCATTACGTGACGAGTTCAGGTGCCTCGTCGGAAACCGCAGGCGTCGGTCACGAAGGGGTGGTGGGCATTCCGCTCTTCTTGGGCGGAGGCAACATCCCGGGCTTCGCGGCGGTGCAGACAGCCGGGCAGGCTTTCCGGCTCGGCAGCGACGTGCTTCAACGCGAGTTCAACCGCGCAGGCGCCCTGCAGGCCCTGTTGCTTCGCTACACACAGGCGTTGATCGCCCAGACCACGCAGACGGCCGCATGCAACCGCTTCCATTCCATCGAACAGCAACTGTGTCGCTGGCTCTTGCTGACGCTCGACCGCATCCCTTCGGGCGAGCTGACGATGACGCAGGAGCTGATCGGCCACATGCTGGGCGTGCGGCGCGAGGGCATCACCGAAGCCGCTGGAAGGCTGCAGGCTGCGGGCCATATCCGCTACCGTCGCGGCCACATTTCGGTGTTGAGCCGCGCCGGTCTCGCAGACCGCACGTGCGAATGCTACGGCGTGGTCAAGAAGGAGATAGGCCGACTCATGATCGCCTGA
- a CDS encoding response regulator — MGPPPSAPADPAPPRQTLLCVEDNPANLLLIEKLIARRPDIQLLSAKDGERGVEMARRHRPQVILMDINLPGMSGLDALRALAGDTRTARMPVIALSANAMARDIEKGLEAGFFRYLTKPIKVDEFMETLDSALTSARTRTDTAVTQGDTPC, encoded by the coding sequence TTGGGACCGCCGCCGTCCGCACCCGCCGACCCGGCGCCACCGCGACAGACCCTGCTCTGCGTCGAAGACAACCCGGCCAACCTGCTGCTGATCGAGAAGCTGATCGCGCGCCGCCCCGACATCCAGCTCTTGAGCGCGAAGGACGGGGAACGCGGCGTCGAGATGGCACGCCGCCACCGGCCGCAGGTGATCCTGATGGACATCAACCTGCCGGGCATGAGCGGCCTCGATGCGCTGCGTGCGCTGGCCGGCGACACGCGCACCGCCCGCATGCCGGTGATCGCGCTCAGCGCGAACGCGATGGCGCGCGACATCGAAAAAGGACTCGAAGCGGGTTTCTTCCGCTACCTCACCAAACCGATCAAGGTCGACGAATTCATGGAGACGCTGGATTCGGCACTGACGTCGGCGCGCACACGCACCGACACAGCGGTCACCCAAGGAGACACCCCATGCTGA
- a CDS encoding Crp/Fnr family transcriptional regulator, with protein MRLLSICKPIELVLGDVLCRPGETLRHVHFPVDSFISLVTNTDDHPGLEVGMIGREGMLGAHLALGVARAPLQALVQGAGTAWRADVAAFRRVWPQSPSLQRVMGRYVYVLMTQLASSAACLRYHLIAPRLARWLLMSQDRAHADEFRVTQEFLAYMLGVRRVGVTAAAGALQNAGLIGYTRGHMAILDRSGLEKAACSCYGADAAVYAQQLG; from the coding sequence GTGAGACTGCTTTCCATCTGCAAGCCGATCGAGCTCGTGCTCGGCGACGTGCTCTGCCGGCCAGGCGAAACACTTCGACATGTGCATTTCCCGGTGGACAGCTTCATTTCGCTCGTGACCAACACCGACGACCACCCGGGCCTGGAGGTCGGCATGATCGGGCGAGAAGGCATGCTGGGCGCACACCTGGCGCTCGGCGTGGCGCGCGCGCCGCTGCAGGCGCTGGTGCAGGGGGCCGGCACTGCGTGGCGGGCCGATGTGGCGGCCTTTCGGCGCGTGTGGCCGCAAAGCCCCTCGCTCCAGCGCGTGATGGGGCGGTATGTCTATGTCCTGATGACACAGCTCGCTTCGTCGGCCGCGTGCCTGCGCTACCACCTCATCGCGCCGCGTCTCGCGCGCTGGCTGCTCATGAGCCAGGATCGCGCGCACGCCGACGAATTCCGCGTGACCCAGGAGTTCCTCGCGTACATGCTGGGCGTGCGGCGCGTGGGCGTCACTGCCGCGGCCGGCGCATTGCAGAACGCCGGCCTGATCGGCTACACGCGCGGTCACATGGCGATCCTCGACCGCAGTGGGCTGGAGAAGGCCGCCTGCAGTTGCTATGGCGCCGACGCGGCGGTCTACGCCCAGCAACTGGGCTGA